A window of Methanooceanicella nereidis genomic DNA:
GTTAGCCGGATACAATGCTGCGTATGTTCACTGGTTGATCACAGATACAATGGCATATTAAGGCGATCTGATAAGCAGTGGATCATATCCGGGTAAACTTTTAGGAAAATTGATCATTTGTACCACACATATTTATATTATCACAGTATTACCCAGGTATGAACGTGGTATTATCTATGCCGAAGATCAGTGTTGATGTCCCCCAGGAACTTCTCGATGACCTCATGTCACATGTAGGAGAAGATAAGAAGTTCGTCAGCCAGTCGGACGCCATCCGTGCGGCAATAAGAAAAATGCTGGACTCGCTTGATGAGATAGATGAGAGACACGGCCGTATCCGGAGGATGAGGAAATGAAGTCTATCGTGCTATTATCAAGCGGGCTCGATTCCGTTGTAGCTTTTAAAAAGGCTTATGATATGTCGGATATTGTGCTCGCCATAACGTTCGATTACGGGCAGAGAGCCGCAGCACAAGAGATCGAACATGCTAAAAAGATATGCGGGCGCTTTAACGTAAAGCACCTGGATATCGAATTGCCCTGGCTGAAAGAGATCACCAGAACAGCGCTCGTGAACAGGGAAAAGGCGGTGCCGGAGCCAACGGAGCAGGAGCTCGACGATATAAAGGGAAAGGCGCTGTCCACGGCTCACCAGGTATGGGTGCCTAACAGGAATGGCGCTTTTATCAATATCGCCGCAGCCTATGCGGACTCGCTGGAAGCAGATATGATAATATGCGGGTTCAACGCGGAAGAGGGTGCGACGTTCCCGGATAATACGCCCGGGTTCGTGGAAGCCATCAATAAAAGCCTCGAATATTCATGCCTGAAGAAGGTCGCTGTAAATGCTCCCGTAATTGACCTTGACAAAGAGCAGATAATAAGGGAAGGCGCCGCGATAAACGCCCCGATCGACCTGAGCTGGAGCTGCTATTATTCACACGAGAGCCCTTGCGGTAAATGCGAAAGCTGTATGAGAAGGGCCCGCGCGTTCAGGCGTGCAGGGATACCGGACCCGTCGCTGGAGGGCTGAAAAAGTGAAATTGCTGATAGCGGATGAGACCATCGACTATGATGGCAGCCAGATAGGCTCTTTATGGGCTTATACCAGGTTCAGGCTGCAGGATGACAGCATAGTCTGCTTCCGTGGAAAATGTAATGTCACCCCGGACCACATGATAGACCTCGAAGACCGAGTCATGGACGAAAAGATAGAGTCCCCCGATATGATACATTTTATCGTTGAACACTTTGATATGACGTCGCTGAAGCTCGCATATGCCCGCCAGAGGCTTCTCGCGGCGATCGCGGCAGAAGTATTCAAGGACCGGGGAATAATCGTAAAGAGGTCGGGAGACGACCTGTTTTACGATGGGGGTAAATTATCCATATCTATAGCATCTGCCA
This region includes:
- a CDS encoding ribbon-helix-helix domain-containing protein, which translates into the protein MPKISVDVPQELLDDLMSHVGEDKKFVSQSDAIRAAIRKMLDSLDEIDERHGRIRRMRK
- the queC gene encoding 7-cyano-7-deazaguanine synthase QueC — its product is MKSIVLLSSGLDSVVAFKKAYDMSDIVLAITFDYGQRAAAQEIEHAKKICGRFNVKHLDIELPWLKEITRTALVNREKAVPEPTEQELDDIKGKALSTAHQVWVPNRNGAFINIAAAYADSLEADMIICGFNAEEGATFPDNTPGFVEAINKSLEYSCLKKVAVNAPVIDLDKEQIIREGAAINAPIDLSWSCYYSHESPCGKCESCMRRARAFRRAGIPDPSLEG
- a CDS encoding DUF366 family protein encodes the protein MKLLIADETIDYDGSQIGSLWAYTRFRLQDDSIVCFRGKCNVTPDHMIDLEDRVMDEKIESPDMIHFIVEHFDMTSLKLAYARQRLLAAIAAEVFKDRGIIVKRSGDDLFYDGGKLSISIASASPVSHKIHFGINVRCDEYMSLEKMGITDPEAIMAVIGERYSAEYDDIEMSLRKSRPLGVYL